One Paraburkholderia kururiensis DNA window includes the following coding sequences:
- a CDS encoding DUF2242 domain-containing protein, whose translation MSPFFRASPFLLVPLLAVLAACSSTPQKKFQDEELFNSGTSPYLHNFDNDNVRTCEAARRALLSQGYMTTMTRPDTVDATKNFQPGSDSHVVIEFHVVCTQGDAANTSVVYANAVQNGYELKKSDTSASVGLSILGSLSLPIRSNNDAMVKVSSETIQSGTFYDRFFDLMGRYLHNEAQSTPVPGGAIDVTPLPPPIVQHVTAPVAVPVAAPVAASAAKTAPASVETATQATANPAAPANVTAPASTSVAANNTHAANDAATHVANSGTVANNSSIATAASLMGVSATTNSTAAAVATPAAPATPAATPANQ comes from the coding sequence ATGTCCCCGTTTTTCCGAGCGTCTCCCTTTCTTCTCGTGCCGCTTCTCGCGGTGCTGGCCGCGTGCTCGTCCACGCCGCAGAAGAAGTTCCAGGACGAAGAACTGTTCAACTCGGGCACAAGCCCGTATCTGCACAACTTCGACAACGACAACGTCCGCACCTGCGAAGCCGCGCGCCGCGCGCTGCTGAGCCAGGGCTACATGACCACCATGACGCGCCCCGACACCGTGGACGCGACGAAGAACTTCCAGCCCGGGAGCGACTCGCACGTGGTCATCGAATTCCACGTGGTCTGCACCCAGGGCGACGCGGCCAATACGAGCGTGGTCTACGCGAACGCCGTGCAGAACGGCTACGAATTGAAGAAGAGCGATACGTCAGCGAGCGTGGGGCTCTCCATTCTCGGCTCGCTCTCGCTGCCTATCCGCTCGAACAACGACGCCATGGTGAAGGTGTCGAGCGAAACGATTCAGTCGGGCACGTTCTACGACCGCTTCTTCGACCTCATGGGCCGCTACCTGCACAACGAGGCGCAGTCCACGCCGGTGCCGGGCGGCGCAATCGACGTCACGCCGCTGCCGCCGCCCATCGTGCAGCACGTCACGGCGCCGGTTGCGGTGCCGGTTGCGGCTCCCGTCGCGGCAAGCGCAGCGAAGACCGCACCGGCGAGTGTGGAGACTGCGACGCAGGCAACGGCAAACCCTGCCGCGCCGGCGAACGTGACGGCGCCCGCTTCGACCTCGGTCGCGGCGAACAACACGCATGCGGCAAACGACGCCGCAACCCATGTGGCCAACAGCGGCACCGTCGCCAACAACAGCTCGATCGCCACTGCGGCTTCACTCATGGGCGTATCCGCCACGACGAATTCCACGGCAGCCGCGGTTGCAACACCGGCGGCACCCGCTACCCCGGCTGCAACGCCGGCGAATCAGTAA
- a CDS encoding DUF2783 domain-containing protein gives MTLNTQPNLTRPDDFYEALIDMHRDMDDAQSQSANAQLILLLANHIGDYETLTEAMRIAREGALAQRRPGCEPPQAPSVPHPMAA, from the coding sequence ATGACACTCAACACTCAACCGAATCTCACACGCCCCGACGACTTCTACGAGGCGCTGATCGACATGCATCGCGACATGGACGATGCGCAGAGCCAGTCGGCCAACGCGCAATTGATCCTGCTGCTCGCGAATCACATCGGCGATTACGAGACGCTGACCGAAGCCATGCGCATTGCGCGCGAAGGCGCGCTGGCGCAGCGGCGCCCCGGGTGCGAGCCGCCGCAGGCGCCTTCCGTGCCGCATCCGATGGCGGCCTGA
- a CDS encoding polysaccharide pyruvyl transferase family protein: MSRSANRQHAPTIVFGAFDRHNFGDLLFAHVVERMLPGRDVRFAGLADRDLREYGGHQVHAIAPLLATLKRRAPDVIHAGGELLACNAWEAAVMLASPRDLEATLASENAWKRDGRTWAQRRFGIAALAPYVLSRASLGGLSERDLNRVIFNAVGGADLASRDPALRAEVLASLQDANHVSVRDRETHAIAKAHGIAARLVPDPAVMVAELFGKTIRRRAAANGLSALRAAFPQGYAAVQFSADFGDDATLDTLARELDCMARRTGLGVVLFRAGAAPWHDDAACYERLASRLSAAASVRVFSSLNVWDICALIAHSRVYCGSSLHGRIVAMAFALPRVNLHQRASAKGTEASITKQTAFAATWEPVQVAPVAVGIDDMADGIGQALTVPSGLLRDTAADLARRYREGFEPVRVSLG, encoded by the coding sequence ATGTCGCGCAGCGCAAACCGCCAGCACGCGCCGACCATCGTGTTCGGCGCCTTCGACCGGCACAACTTCGGCGACCTGCTGTTCGCGCATGTCGTCGAACGCATGCTGCCGGGTCGCGACGTGCGCTTCGCGGGTCTGGCCGACCGTGATCTGCGTGAGTACGGCGGTCATCAGGTGCACGCGATTGCGCCGCTCCTCGCCACGTTGAAGAGACGCGCGCCCGATGTGATTCACGCGGGCGGCGAGTTGCTTGCGTGCAATGCATGGGAAGCCGCCGTCATGCTCGCGTCGCCCCGCGATCTGGAAGCCACGCTCGCGAGCGAAAACGCCTGGAAGCGCGACGGCCGCACATGGGCGCAACGCCGCTTCGGCATCGCGGCGCTCGCGCCTTATGTACTCTCGCGGGCATCACTGGGCGGGCTGAGCGAGCGCGACCTGAACCGCGTGATCTTCAATGCCGTGGGCGGCGCCGATCTGGCGTCGCGCGATCCGGCATTGCGCGCCGAAGTGCTCGCCAGTCTTCAAGACGCAAACCACGTGAGCGTGCGCGACCGCGAGACACATGCGATCGCGAAGGCCCACGGCATTGCGGCGCGGCTCGTGCCCGACCCGGCCGTGATGGTGGCCGAACTGTTCGGCAAAACGATTCGCCGCCGTGCCGCCGCAAACGGGCTGAGTGCACTGCGTGCCGCCTTTCCGCAGGGCTACGCCGCCGTGCAGTTCAGTGCCGACTTCGGCGACGACGCGACGCTCGACACCCTCGCCCGTGAACTCGACTGCATGGCGCGCCGCACGGGGCTCGGCGTGGTGCTGTTTCGTGCGGGCGCCGCGCCGTGGCACGACGATGCCGCCTGCTACGAACGCCTGGCGTCGCGGCTCAGTGCAGCGGCGTCGGTCCGAGTGTTTTCGTCGCTGAACGTGTGGGACATCTGCGCGCTGATTGCCCATAGCCGCGTGTATTGCGGCAGCAGCCTGCACGGCAGGATCGTCGCCATGGCGTTCGCGCTTCCCCGCGTGAATCTTCATCAGCGGGCGTCTGCCAAGGGCACGGAGGCATCGATAACGAAGCAGACGGCTTTCGCGGCGACCTGGGAGCCAGTGCAGGTCGCGCCGGTGGCGGTGGGCATCGACGACATGGCCGACGGCATCGGGCAGGCGCTCACCGTGCCCTCAGGCCTGCTTCGCGACACCGCCGCGGACCTCGCCCGCCGTTACCGCGAAGGGTTCGAACCGGTGCGCGTGAGCCTCGGCTGA
- a CDS encoding methyl-accepting chemotaxis protein: protein MRISNLRIGVRLSSAFGLVIALLIGTALVGVQHLDSSTAKMDSIVSERYTLIALSNQIKNNGYKANGILSNLLLATTPEQTKKYMDDYVVIRKANADAYAQLEKLLTSDEGKALYKEQFDARSAYGVDVRKFFDLVAQNRPQDARELYQGELAQRQDQYYVLVDKMVDYQAAQMQKDSDRAREEGHNAKIQMVLLSLTALLVAVATGYFITASITRPVNRALSLAEAVAQGDLTHRLEGDSDDEIGRLLGALKRMTENLHGIVAKVRKGTETITMASREVASGNMDLSSRTEQQASALEQTAAAMEELTSTVKQNADNAREANQVASSASVIASRGGEAVNRVVDTMSAINESSRKIVDIISVIEGIAFQTNILALNAAVEAARAGENGRGFAVVAGEVRSLAQRSAVAAKEIKTLIQDSVSHVDNGSKIVEEAGATIREVVTSITHVTSIVSEMSASSQEQSDGIEQINHAVTQMDQVTQENAALVEESAAAAQALRDQAAQLTEMVAAFKLDDTSSMDRWQGARAPRGASTAGALNVTPQPLLLGS from the coding sequence ATGAGGATCTCAAACCTGAGAATCGGGGTCCGGCTCAGTTCGGCATTCGGCCTCGTCATCGCCCTGTTGATTGGCACGGCACTGGTCGGCGTCCAGCATCTGGATTCGAGCACGGCCAAGATGGACTCCATCGTCAGCGAGCGCTACACGCTGATCGCGCTGAGCAACCAGATCAAGAACAACGGCTACAAGGCCAACGGCATTCTGAGCAACCTGCTGCTCGCCACCACGCCGGAGCAGACGAAGAAGTACATGGACGACTACGTCGTCATCAGAAAAGCCAATGCCGACGCCTACGCGCAGCTGGAGAAACTGCTGACGAGCGACGAGGGCAAGGCGCTCTACAAGGAGCAGTTCGACGCGCGCAGCGCCTACGGCGTGGACGTGCGCAAGTTCTTCGATCTGGTGGCCCAGAACCGCCCGCAGGACGCGCGCGAACTCTACCAGGGCGAACTCGCGCAGCGCCAGGACCAGTACTACGTGCTGGTCGACAAGATGGTGGACTACCAGGCGGCCCAGATGCAGAAGGACTCGGACCGCGCACGTGAAGAAGGCCATAACGCCAAGATCCAGATGGTGCTGCTCTCGCTCACGGCGCTGCTGGTGGCCGTGGCCACGGGCTACTTCATCACGGCCAGCATCACGCGGCCCGTCAACCGTGCCTTGAGCCTTGCCGAAGCCGTCGCGCAGGGCGATCTCACGCACCGCCTGGAAGGCGACTCGGACGACGAGATCGGCCGCCTGCTCGGCGCGCTCAAGCGCATGACCGAGAACCTGCACGGCATCGTGGCGAAGGTGCGCAAGGGCACCGAGACCATCACGATGGCATCGCGCGAAGTGGCGAGCGGCAACATGGACCTGTCGAGCCGCACCGAGCAGCAGGCGAGCGCGCTGGAACAAACGGCGGCGGCGATGGAAGAACTCACGTCCACGGTGAAGCAGAACGCCGACAACGCGCGCGAAGCGAACCAGGTGGCGTCGAGCGCTTCGGTCATCGCGTCGCGCGGCGGCGAAGCCGTGAACCGCGTGGTGGACACGATGAGCGCCATCAACGAGTCGTCGCGCAAGATCGTCGACATCATCAGCGTGATAGAAGGCATCGCGTTCCAGACCAACATCCTCGCGCTGAACGCGGCGGTGGAAGCAGCACGTGCCGGCGAAAACGGCCGCGGCTTCGCGGTGGTGGCAGGCGAAGTGCGCAGCCTGGCGCAACGCAGCGCGGTGGCCGCGAAGGAAATCAAGACGCTCATTCAGGACTCCGTGAGCCACGTGGACAACGGCAGCAAGATCGTCGAAGAAGCGGGCGCGACCATTCGCGAAGTGGTGACGAGCATCACGCACGTCACGTCCATCGTGAGCGAAATGAGTGCGTCGAGCCAGGAGCAGAGCGACGGTATCGAGCAGATCAATCACGCCGTCACGCAGATGGACCAGGTCACGCAGGAAAACGCCGCGCTGGTGGAGGAAAGCGCCGCCGCCGCACAGGCATTGCGCGACCAGGCCGCGCAGCTCACCGAAATGGTGGCCGCGTTCAAGCTGGACGACACGTCTTCGATGGACCGCTGGCAAGGCGCGCGCGCGCCGCGCGGCGCGAGCACGGCCGGGGCGCTGAACGTGACGCCGCAACCGCTGCTGCTCGGCAGCTGA
- a CDS encoding HigA family addiction module antitoxin, with the protein MSDREFIHPGVLVRQNCLERFNLSVTRCAEVLGVSRQALTNLLSGKAGISPEMALRLDKAFGGGAETWLQRQLLHDLARARLRLDELNVTPMVPEQQGALF; encoded by the coding sequence ATGTCCGATCGCGAATTCATCCACCCCGGCGTTCTGGTGCGCCAGAACTGCCTCGAACGCTTCAATCTGAGCGTCACGCGCTGCGCCGAGGTGCTGGGCGTGAGCCGCCAGGCGCTCACCAATCTGCTGAGCGGCAAAGCGGGCATCTCGCCCGAAATGGCGCTGCGCCTCGACAAGGCGTTCGGCGGCGGCGCCGAAACATGGCTGCAAAGGCAACTGCTTCACGACCTCGCGCGGGCCCGGCTGCGACTGGATGAACTCAACGTCACGCCGATGGTGCCGGAGCAGCAAGGCGCGTTGTTCTAG
- a CDS encoding MFS transporter, with translation MPQSIASDLASEGSASSGVAQSTAHAHDDALYRKVSWRIVPFLFVCYVVSFLDRINIGFAQLQMKHDLGFSDAMYGLGAAVFYVGYVLCEVPGNMLLARFGARRTFTRIMLLWGLASTAMMFVATPTHFYVLRFALGVFEAGFFPGIVLYLTYWYPARRRAAVLSVFFAGVAVAGVLGGLFSGWIMRDMSGALGLEGWRWMFAIEGVPAVLLGLMAAWWLVDGPQAARWLTASEKAWLIAQRDADHRGPGHAHSSRSFVDALRNPRVYLFAFIYFSLTCASLTLNFWMPLMIRDFGVHDVLWISLYTVIPNAIGAVGLMLIARRSDRRGERRWHFATCTVGGGIALALLTLHLSSLAAMLSILSVAAVLIFAALPIFWTVPPTWLAGNAAASGIAMISSIGITSGIVSPWAIGLIKTHTGSMDNALYLLALLLFASGAALLVGVRREG, from the coding sequence ATGCCTCAATCGATTGCATCGGACCTCGCGTCCGAGGGAAGCGCGTCGTCCGGCGTCGCGCAGTCCACTGCTCATGCCCACGACGACGCGCTGTACAGGAAGGTCTCGTGGCGCATCGTGCCGTTCCTGTTCGTGTGCTACGTCGTGTCGTTTCTGGACCGCATCAACATCGGCTTTGCGCAGTTGCAGATGAAGCACGACCTGGGCTTCAGCGACGCCATGTACGGCCTTGGCGCAGCGGTGTTCTACGTGGGCTACGTGCTGTGCGAGGTGCCGGGCAACATGCTGCTCGCGCGCTTCGGCGCACGGCGCACGTTCACGCGAATCATGCTGCTGTGGGGCCTTGCCTCCACGGCCATGATGTTCGTTGCCACGCCAACGCATTTCTACGTGCTGCGTTTCGCGCTGGGTGTCTTCGAGGCGGGTTTCTTTCCGGGCATCGTGCTGTATCTCACGTACTGGTATCCGGCGCGGCGGCGGGCGGCGGTGCTCTCCGTGTTCTTCGCGGGCGTGGCCGTGGCCGGCGTGCTGGGCGGGCTCTTCTCCGGCTGGATCATGCGCGACATGAGCGGCGCGCTGGGCCTTGAAGGCTGGCGATGGATGTTCGCCATCGAAGGCGTGCCGGCCGTGTTGCTGGGCTTGATGGCGGCGTGGTGGCTCGTCGACGGACCGCAGGCCGCGCGCTGGCTCACCGCAAGCGAGAAGGCCTGGCTCATCGCGCAGCGCGATGCGGACCATCGCGGCCCAGGCCATGCGCATTCGTCGCGCTCGTTCGTGGATGCGCTGCGCAACCCGCGCGTGTACCTCTTCGCGTTCATCTACTTTTCGCTGACGTGCGCATCGCTCACGCTCAACTTCTGGATGCCGCTGATGATTCGCGACTTCGGCGTGCACGACGTGCTGTGGATCAGCCTCTACACCGTGATTCCGAATGCCATCGGCGCAGTGGGGCTCATGCTCATCGCGCGTCGCTCGGACCGTCGCGGCGAACGCCGTTGGCACTTTGCGACGTGCACCGTGGGCGGCGGCATCGCACTGGCGCTGCTCACGCTGCATCTGTCGAGCCTTGCTGCGATGCTCTCGATTCTCTCTGTTGCTGCGGTGCTGATCTTCGCGGCGCTGCCCATCTTCTGGACCGTGCCGCCCACGTGGCTCGCGGGCAATGCCGCCGCTTCGGGCATTGCGATGATCAGCAGCATCGGCATTACCAGCGGCATTGTGAGCCCGTGGGCCATCGGACTCATCAAGACGCATACGGGCAGCATGGACAACGCGCTCTATCTGCTGGCGCTGCTGCTGTTTGCGAGCGGGGCGGCGTTGCTGGTGGGCGTGCGGCGCGAAGGTTGA
- a CDS encoding porin, translated as MKKTLISLSAMAALGLAGTAHAQSSVTLYGLIDAGITYTNNQGGHSNVQEMSGAVNGSRWGLRGAEDLGGGLKAVFTLENGFNIGTGKLGQGSREFGRQAFVGLTSSQYGALTLGRQYDSVVDYLGPLALTGTGYGGTQAAHPFDNDNLDNSFRVSNSVKYQSVKYGGLKFGGLYGFSNDAGGFATNRAYSFGVSYNWNSLNVAAGYLQLNNSGTSLNSSGAVSDDATFTAKTQRTWGVGANYGFGAATVGLLVTQTHLSSLTGIGSSASGTSSGISLASGSARFNNYELNGRYQLTPALSISGAYTYTDSRIAGVSPKWNQFTLQTDYALSKRTDVYLEGVYQHVSDTGNSSIHAVINGLSTSDTNQQVAVTVGLRHRF; from the coding sequence ATGAAAAAGACACTCATCTCGCTCAGCGCAATGGCCGCGCTCGGTCTCGCGGGAACAGCGCACGCACAAAGCAGCGTGACGCTGTACGGCCTGATCGATGCGGGCATCACGTACACGAACAACCAGGGCGGCCACAGCAACGTTCAGGAAATGAGCGGCGCGGTGAACGGCAGCCGCTGGGGCCTGCGTGGCGCCGAAGACCTGGGCGGCGGACTGAAGGCCGTGTTCACCCTCGAAAACGGCTTCAACATCGGCACCGGCAAGCTCGGTCAAGGCAGCCGCGAATTCGGCCGCCAGGCATTCGTCGGCCTGACCAGTTCGCAATATGGCGCGCTCACACTGGGCCGCCAGTACGATTCCGTGGTCGACTACCTCGGCCCGCTCGCGCTCACCGGCACGGGCTACGGCGGCACGCAGGCCGCTCACCCGTTCGATAACGACAACCTCGACAACTCGTTTCGCGTCAGCAACTCGGTCAAGTACCAGAGCGTGAAATACGGCGGCCTGAAGTTCGGCGGCCTGTACGGCTTCTCGAACGACGCGGGCGGCTTCGCCACGAACCGCGCGTACAGCTTCGGCGTGTCGTACAACTGGAATTCGCTGAACGTTGCGGCCGGTTATCTGCAACTGAACAACAGCGGCACTTCGCTCAACTCGAGCGGCGCCGTCAGCGACGACGCCACCTTCACCGCGAAAACGCAACGCACCTGGGGCGTGGGCGCGAACTATGGCTTCGGCGCCGCAACCGTCGGTCTGCTCGTCACGCAAACGCACCTGAGCAGCCTGACGGGCATCGGCTCGTCGGCATCGGGCACGTCGAGCGGCATCTCGCTTGCAAGCGGCAGCGCACGTTTCAACAACTACGAGTTGAACGGCCGCTATCAATTGACGCCGGCTCTTTCGATTTCCGGCGCGTACACGTACACGGACAGCCGCATCGCCGGCGTGAGCCCGAAGTGGAATCAGTTCACGCTGCAGACGGACTATGCGCTTTCGAAGCGCACGGATGTGTACCTCGAAGGTGTGTACCAGCACGTGAGCGATACGGGTAACAGCAGCATCCACGCGGTCATCAACGGCCTCTCGACCTCGGACACGAACCAGCAGGTGGCCGTGACGGTGGGTCTGCGTCACCGGTTCTAG
- a CDS encoding 2-oxoglutarate dehydrogenase E1 component encodes MSNDYSDHVAVPRFAFGSSAQPAAAAAAVPASQIARFIEAHRHEGYRIANLDPLDLAPRADVPELTPAFHGLDPDQIRPSDKDGFPAAVTIEELERQLKRVYCGALGLDASGMRSEARRRWLFSRMEAELLYPRVVPEQGEALLRRLLDAEMWERLVAERNEHAKRFSLEGCESLIPLVDALIEHAGSHGVQQMFLGMPHRGRLNTLVNVLGFPVRKMLACLDPESDIAATQTDLAYHLGSTARKATRHGHVDVFLAHNPSHLQSVYPVVSGMARAWQDEHRGAGCVPVVVHGDAAFAGQGIVMETLNLTRKSGYALGGTIHVIVNNQIGFTTPNLMDVCEQTWCTDIARMIDAPVIHVNADHPEDVLRAARIAFDYRMKHGADVVIDLIGYRRLGHSEHDIPAITQPLTQAAVGVHPTVTELYHDALALTTPLDALRAEALGRLEAQRPESEATGADAAAARTAAHTSPASFQPVSLARLQSLTKTLTRAPAGFRLHEFVRNIAARWQATVASASNAADWTFAENLAYATLLEDGHGIRLSGMDVGRGTFMHRHAVWHAQAALPGMGGVHVPLQHIGERQGAFDIVNSPLTEEAVLGFEYGYSVQAKRRLTIWEAQFGDFANGAQVFIDQYIAAGEYKWGYQSALAVLLPHGHEGVGPEHSNGYLGRFLQLCAGGNLRVAVPSTSAQWFHLLREQAMTQRPVPLIVMSPKGQLYGNPASHARLEQFVEGAFQPVIGDTEIADAHAVTRAVLCSGKLFYELQRARNAAHDTTVALIRVEQLYPFPHAELASELAKFANLAEVVWAQEEDRNQGAWRSVREDLERVLRTLPAGCRLRDVCRTATAAGAHSSMRPHRQEQQRLVTEALRTVEDALIG; translated from the coding sequence ATGTCCAACGACTATTCCGATCACGTTGCCGTTCCGCGGTTTGCCTTCGGCTCGTCGGCCCAGCCTGCCGCGGCCGCCGCGGCGGTTCCCGCATCGCAGATTGCGCGGTTCATCGAGGCGCACCGCCACGAGGGCTACCGCATCGCGAACCTCGATCCGCTCGACCTCGCCCCGCGCGCGGACGTCCCTGAACTCACGCCCGCCTTCCACGGGCTCGACCCCGACCAGATCCGGCCATCGGACAAGGACGGCTTTCCCGCGGCCGTCACCATCGAAGAACTGGAGCGGCAGCTCAAGCGCGTCTACTGCGGCGCGCTCGGGCTCGACGCGAGCGGCATGCGCAGCGAAGCGCGGCGCCGCTGGCTCTTTTCGCGCATGGAAGCGGAGCTGCTGTATCCGCGTGTCGTGCCCGAACAGGGCGAAGCGCTGCTGCGCCGCCTGCTCGACGCGGAGATGTGGGAGCGCCTCGTGGCCGAGCGCAACGAACACGCGAAGCGCTTCTCGCTGGAAGGCTGCGAGAGCCTCATTCCGCTCGTCGACGCGCTGATCGAGCACGCCGGCAGCCACGGCGTGCAGCAGATGTTTCTGGGCATGCCGCATCGCGGGCGCCTGAATACGCTCGTCAACGTGCTGGGCTTTCCCGTGCGGAAGATGCTGGCGTGCCTCGACCCCGAGTCCGACATCGCGGCCACGCAGACCGACCTCGCCTACCACCTGGGCAGCACGGCGCGCAAAGCGACGCGCCACGGCCACGTGGACGTGTTCCTCGCGCACAACCCGTCGCATCTGCAAAGCGTGTATCCCGTGGTGAGCGGCATGGCGCGCGCGTGGCAGGACGAGCATCGCGGCGCGGGCTGCGTGCCTGTCGTCGTGCATGGCGACGCCGCGTTCGCGGGCCAGGGCATCGTGATGGAAACGCTGAACCTCACGCGCAAGAGCGGCTACGCGCTGGGCGGCACGATCCACGTCATCGTGAACAACCAGATCGGCTTCACCACGCCGAACCTCATGGACGTGTGCGAGCAGACCTGGTGCACGGACATCGCACGCATGATCGACGCGCCCGTGATCCACGTGAACGCCGACCATCCCGAAGACGTGCTGCGTGCCGCGCGCATCGCGTTCGACTACCGCATGAAGCATGGCGCGGACGTCGTCATCGACCTGATCGGCTACCGGCGCCTGGGTCACTCCGAGCACGACATTCCGGCCATCACGCAGCCGCTCACGCAGGCCGCGGTGGGCGTGCATCCCACGGTGACGGAGCTGTATCACGATGCGCTCGCGCTCACCACGCCACTCGATGCGCTGCGCGCCGAGGCGCTAGGCAGGCTGGAGGCGCAGCGGCCGGAAAGCGAGGCGACTGGCGCCGATGCGGCTGCCGCGCGTACGGCAGCTCATACGTCGCCGGCCTCGTTTCAACCGGTCTCGCTCGCGCGCCTTCAATCGTTGACGAAAACGCTCACGCGCGCGCCCGCCGGCTTCCGGCTGCACGAGTTCGTGCGCAATATCGCGGCGCGCTGGCAAGCCACCGTCGCAAGCGCGAGCAACGCCGCCGACTGGACCTTCGCCGAAAACCTGGCCTACGCCACGCTGCTCGAAGACGGCCACGGTATTCGTCTCTCGGGCATGGACGTGGGCCGCGGCACCTTCATGCATCGCCATGCCGTGTGGCACGCGCAGGCCGCGCTGCCGGGCATGGGCGGCGTGCATGTCCCGCTTCAGCACATCGGCGAACGGCAAGGCGCGTTCGATATCGTGAACTCGCCGCTCACCGAGGAAGCCGTGCTCGGCTTCGAGTACGGCTACAGCGTGCAGGCGAAGCGCCGGCTGACGATCTGGGAAGCGCAGTTCGGCGACTTCGCAAACGGCGCGCAGGTCTTCATCGATCAGTACATCGCGGCCGGCGAGTACAAGTGGGGCTACCAGTCCGCGCTCGCGGTGCTGCTGCCGCACGGCCACGAAGGTGTAGGCCCGGAGCATTCGAACGGCTACCTGGGGCGCTTCCTGCAACTGTGCGCGGGCGGCAATCTGCGCGTGGCGGTGCCGTCCACGTCGGCGCAATGGTTCCATCTGCTGCGCGAGCAAGCCATGACGCAGCGGCCCGTGCCGCTCATCGTCATGTCGCCGAAGGGACAGCTTTACGGCAACCCGGCCTCGCATGCGCGGCTCGAACAGTTCGTGGAAGGAGCGTTCCAGCCGGTGATAGGCGATACGGAGATTGCCGATGCCCACGCCGTGACGCGCGCCGTGCTGTGCAGCGGCAAGCTGTTCTACGAACTGCAACGCGCGCGCAACGCGGCACACGACACCACAGTCGCGCTGATTCGCGTCGAGCAGCTGTATCCGTTCCCGCACGCTGAACTCGCGAGCGAGCTGGCTAAGTTCGCCAATCTCGCGGAAGTCGTCTGGGCCCAGGAAGAGGACCGCAACCAGGGCGCATGGCGTTCCGTACGCGAGGACCTGGAGCGCGTATTGCGCACATTGCCCGCAGGCTGCCGTCTGCGCGACGTGTGCCGCACGGCGACGGCGGCGGGCGCGCATTCGTCGATGCGTCCGCACCGGCAGGAGCAGCAGCGTCTCGTGACCGAGGCGCTGCGCACCGTGGAGGACGCGCTCATCGGGTAG